One genomic region from Haloarcula sp. DT43 encodes:
- a CDS encoding trimeric intracellular cation channel family protein: MTDAFALMNAVGLVGFAFVGAAKAIEERYDVFGVTVVGVMTALGGGTTRDLLLNRVPNSLQSPGEVGLSLLGVGAAVVFVHSLDDGHQHPVVLTADAIGLAAFSTTGALLAHRTGLPVFAVVALATVNAAGGGAISDLLLGRTPFILRDDFYASCAVIGGLTFWALAGMDLALGAASGGCALAVLSARGLGVGRGWSLPTVRARERHDTR, from the coding sequence GTGACTGACGCGTTCGCGCTGATGAACGCGGTCGGACTTGTCGGCTTCGCGTTCGTGGGCGCGGCAAAGGCCATCGAGGAGCGCTACGACGTGTTCGGCGTCACGGTCGTCGGCGTGATGACGGCGCTGGGCGGCGGGACGACCCGAGACCTGCTGTTGAACAGGGTCCCGAACTCGCTGCAGTCCCCCGGCGAGGTCGGCCTCTCGCTGCTTGGCGTCGGCGCGGCCGTCGTGTTCGTCCACTCCCTCGACGACGGCCACCAGCACCCGGTCGTCCTGACGGCCGACGCCATCGGGCTGGCGGCCTTCTCGACCACCGGCGCGCTGCTGGCCCACCGGACCGGTCTCCCGGTGTTCGCCGTCGTCGCGCTGGCGACGGTCAACGCGGCCGGCGGCGGCGCGATATCGGACCTCCTGCTGGGTCGGACGCCGTTTATCCTCCGCGACGACTTCTACGCGTCCTGTGCCGTCATCGGCGGCCTCACCTTCTGGGCGTTAGCGGGGATGGACCTGGCGCTCGGGGCGGCATCGGGCGGGTGCGCGCTCGCGGTGCTGTCGGCGCGCGGGCTCGGCGTCGGCCGCGGGTGGTCGCTCCCGACGGTCCGGGCGCGGGAGCGACACGACACGCGGTAG
- the narH gene encoding nitrate reductase subunit beta → MSTDQQDDQREDDTLVDVADGVDHQVAMVMDLNKCIGCQTCTIACKSLWTEDGGSEYMYWNNVETKPGEGYPRGWEDSGGGWESGEHSDRSPGEIPAEEDYGRAWEFNHNEIMYEGSDEPLRPREGAEWGPNWDEDQGAGEYPNSYYFYLPRICNHCTHPSCVEACPRSALYKREEDGIVLVDQERCRGYRYCVEGCPYKKVYYNTVSKKSEKCIFCYPRIEGEGPDGETFAPACAEECPPQLRLVGFLDDEEGPIHKLVNEYEVALPLHPEFRTQPNVYYIPPFAPGQHTEDGETVDIDRIPRQYLRELFGDGVDEALDTIERERQRARQGEDSELMDLLQDKNPAKQYRLEVFDDD, encoded by the coding sequence ATGAGCACCGACCAACAGGACGACCAGCGCGAGGACGACACGCTGGTCGACGTCGCCGACGGCGTCGACCACCAGGTCGCCATGGTGATGGACCTGAACAAGTGCATCGGCTGCCAGACGTGTACCATCGCCTGCAAGAGCCTCTGGACGGAGGACGGCGGGTCGGAGTACATGTACTGGAACAACGTCGAGACCAAGCCCGGCGAGGGCTACCCGCGCGGCTGGGAGGACTCCGGCGGCGGCTGGGAGTCCGGCGAGCACTCCGACCGCTCGCCGGGCGAGATTCCCGCCGAGGAAGACTACGGGCGCGCCTGGGAGTTCAACCACAACGAAATCATGTACGAGGGCAGCGACGAGCCGCTCCGGCCCCGCGAGGGCGCGGAGTGGGGCCCCAACTGGGACGAGGACCAGGGGGCCGGCGAGTACCCCAACAGCTACTACTTCTACCTCCCGCGCATCTGCAACCACTGCACCCACCCCTCGTGTGTTGAGGCCTGCCCGCGCTCGGCGCTGTACAAGCGCGAGGAGGACGGCATCGTCCTGGTCGACCAGGAGCGCTGTCGGGGCTACCGCTACTGCGTCGAGGGCTGTCCGTACAAGAAGGTGTACTACAACACCGTCTCGAAGAAGTCGGAGAAGTGCATCTTCTGTTACCCGCGCATCGAGGGCGAGGGCCCCGACGGGGAGACGTTCGCGCCGGCCTGCGCGGAGGAGTGTCCGCCACAGCTCCGGCTGGTCGGCTTCCTCGACGACGAAGAAGGTCCGATTCACAAGCTCGTCAACGAGTACGAAGTGGCGCTGCCGCTGCACCCGGAGTTCCGGACCCAGCCCAACGTCTACTACATCCCGCCCTTTGCGCCCGGCCAGCACACGGAGGACGGCGAGACGGTCGACATCGACCGCATCCCGCGGCAGTACCTCCGGGAGCTGTTCGGCGACGGCGTCGACGAGGCGCTGGACACCATCGAGCGCGAGCGCCAGCGGGCCCGCCAGGGCGAGGACAGCGAACTGATGGACCTGCTCCAGGATAAGAACCCGGCCAAACAGTACCGACTGGAGGTGTTCGACGATGACTGA
- the narG gene encoding nitrate reductase subunit alpha gives MNRHDPTDDEADSAGISRRDFVRGLGAASLLGATGLSFADDGMDGLQAVDDPIGNYPYRDWEDLYRDEWDWDSVARSTHSVNCTGSCSWNVYVKDGQVWREEQAGDYPTFDESLPDPNPRGCQKGACYTDYVNADQRVLHPLRRTGERGEGQWERISWDDALTEIADHVIDEVQAGRYDAISGFTPIPAMSPVSFASGSRLVNLLGGVSHSFYDWYSDLPPGQPITWGTQTDNAESADWHNADYIIAWGSNINVTRIPDAKYFLDAGYEGAKRVGIFTDYSQTAIHTDEWLSPHGGSDTALALGMAQTIVDEGLYDEAHLKEQTDMPLLVREDTGKFLRANEVGLAEDADDPEKVFVMVDADGTLRRAPGSLGERDGQNDHSASIELDFDPQLSVERSVETDAGSVAVRSVWENLTDELSQYTPEVVHEETGVGENTYQRVAREFAEADAAKIIHGKGVNDWYHNDLGNRAIQLLVTLTGNLGDPGTGLDHYVGQEKIWSFHGWQVLSFPTGSVRGVPTTLWTYFHAGILDNTDPDTAEKIRESIDEGWMPVYPEERADGSRPDPSTMFVWRGNYFNQAKGNVAVEEQLWPKLDLVVDINFRMDSTALYSDIVLPAASHYEKHDLSETDMHTYVHPFTPAVEPLGEAKTDWEIFRLLAEKIQERARERGVEPVEDRSFDRTIDLTTIHDDYVRDWETGEDGALAEDRAAAEFILEHSEETNPEDSDEQITFDDIDEQPQRFLTAGDHWSSDIKDGEAYVPWQDYVHDKNPWPTFTGRQQYYIDHDWYLELGEELPTHKEGPENTGGDYPLSYNTPHGRWSIHSTWRDDPKMLRLQRGEPVVYINPEDAEERGIEDGDTVEVYNDLGAVEVQAKIYPSSEPGTVRHFFSWEKFQYPDRDNFNTLVPMYMKPTQLVQYPEDTGEHLHFFPNYWGPTGVNSDVRVDVRPTGGDSE, from the coding sequence ATGAATAGACACGACCCGACCGACGACGAGGCGGACAGTGCTGGAATCAGTCGCCGCGACTTCGTCCGCGGCCTCGGAGCCGCGTCGCTGCTGGGCGCGACGGGGCTGTCCTTCGCCGACGACGGCATGGACGGCCTGCAAGCGGTCGATGACCCCATCGGCAACTACCCGTATCGGGACTGGGAGGACCTCTACCGCGACGAGTGGGACTGGGACTCTGTCGCCCGCTCGACACACAGCGTCAACTGCACCGGCTCCTGTTCCTGGAACGTCTACGTCAAGGACGGCCAAGTCTGGCGCGAGGAACAGGCCGGCGACTATCCGACCTTCGACGAGAGCCTCCCGGACCCCAATCCGCGGGGTTGCCAGAAGGGGGCCTGCTACACCGACTACGTCAACGCCGACCAGCGCGTTCTGCATCCGCTCCGTCGCACCGGCGAGCGCGGCGAGGGCCAGTGGGAGCGGATTAGCTGGGACGATGCGCTGACCGAAATCGCCGACCACGTCATCGACGAGGTGCAGGCGGGCCGGTACGACGCCATCTCCGGGTTCACGCCGATTCCGGCGATGTCCCCGGTGAGCTTCGCAAGCGGGAGCCGGCTCGTGAACCTGCTCGGCGGCGTCTCCCACAGCTTCTACGACTGGTACTCGGACCTGCCGCCGGGCCAGCCCATCACCTGGGGCACCCAGACGGACAACGCCGAATCCGCCGACTGGCACAACGCCGACTACATCATCGCCTGGGGGTCGAACATCAACGTCACGCGCATCCCCGACGCGAAGTACTTCCTCGACGCGGGCTACGAGGGGGCCAAACGGGTCGGCATCTTCACCGACTACTCCCAGACGGCTATCCACACCGACGAGTGGCTCTCGCCCCACGGCGGCAGCGACACCGCCCTCGCCCTGGGCATGGCCCAGACCATCGTCGACGAGGGGCTGTACGACGAGGCCCACCTCAAAGAGCAGACCGACATGCCGCTGCTCGTCCGGGAGGACACCGGCAAATTCCTCCGGGCCAACGAGGTCGGCCTCGCCGAAGACGCTGACGACCCCGAGAAGGTGTTCGTCATGGTCGACGCCGACGGGACCCTCCGTCGCGCGCCTGGCTCGCTGGGCGAACGGGACGGCCAGAACGACCACTCGGCGAGCATCGAACTCGACTTCGACCCGCAGCTGTCGGTCGAGCGGAGCGTCGAGACCGACGCGGGCAGCGTCGCAGTCCGGTCGGTCTGGGAGAACCTCACTGACGAACTGAGCCAGTACACGCCCGAGGTCGTCCACGAGGAGACCGGCGTCGGCGAGAACACCTACCAGCGGGTCGCCCGCGAGTTCGCCGAGGCCGACGCGGCCAAAATCATCCACGGCAAGGGCGTCAACGACTGGTACCACAACGACCTGGGCAACCGCGCCATCCAGTTGCTCGTGACGCTGACTGGCAATCTGGGGGACCCCGGCACCGGCCTGGACCACTACGTCGGCCAGGAGAAGATATGGTCGTTCCACGGCTGGCAGGTGCTCTCGTTCCCGACCGGCAGCGTCCGCGGCGTCCCGACGACGCTGTGGACGTACTTCCACGCCGGCATCCTGGACAACACCGACCCGGACACCGCCGAGAAGATACGCGAGTCCATCGACGAGGGCTGGATGCCGGTCTACCCCGAGGAGCGCGCGGACGGCAGCCGGCCGGACCCGTCGACGATGTTCGTCTGGCGGGGGAACTACTTCAACCAGGCCAAGGGCAACGTCGCCGTCGAGGAGCAACTGTGGCCCAAACTCGACCTCGTTGTCGACATCAACTTCCGGATGGACTCGACGGCGCTGTACTCCGACATCGTCCTGCCGGCGGCCAGCCACTACGAGAAACACGACCTCTCCGAGACGGACATGCACACCTACGTGCACCCGTTCACGCCGGCCGTCGAGCCGCTGGGCGAGGCCAAGACCGACTGGGAGATATTCCGCCTGCTCGCCGAGAAGATACAGGAGCGGGCCCGGGAACGGGGCGTCGAGCCGGTCGAGGACCGGTCGTTCGACCGGACCATCGACCTGACGACCATCCACGACGACTACGTCCGTGACTGGGAGACCGGCGAGGACGGTGCGCTGGCGGAAGACCGCGCCGCCGCGGAGTTCATCCTCGAACACTCCGAGGAGACCAACCCCGAGGACAGCGACGAACAGATAACCTTCGACGACATCGACGAGCAACCACAGCGGTTCCTCACCGCCGGCGACCACTGGAGCTCCGACATCAAGGACGGGGAGGCGTACGTCCCGTGGCAGGACTACGTCCACGACAAGAACCCCTGGCCGACGTTCACCGGACGCCAGCAGTACTACATCGACCACGACTGGTACCTCGAACTCGGCGAGGAACTACCGACCCACAAGGAAGGCCCGGAGAACACCGGCGGGGACTACCCGCTGTCGTACAACACGCCCCACGGCCGGTGGTCCATCCACTCGACGTGGCGGGACGACCCAAAGATGCTCCGCCTCCAGCGGGGCGAACCCGTGGTGTACATCAACCCCGAGGACGCCGAAGAACGGGGCATCGAGGACGGCGACACCGTCGAGGTGTACAACGACCTCGGGGCCGTCGAAGTGCAGGCCAAAATCTACCCGTCCAGCGAGCCGGGGACCGTCCGGCACTTCTTCTCCTGGGAGAAGTTCCAGTACCCCGACCGGGACAACTTCAACACGCTGGTCCCGATGTACATGAAGCCCACGCAGCTGGTGCAGTACCCCGAGGACACCGGCGAGCACCTGCACTTCTTCCCGAACTACTGGGGGCCGACGGGGGTCAACAGCGACGTGCGCGTCGACGTCAGACCGACCGGAGGTGACAGCGAATGA
- a CDS encoding phosphate ABC transporter permease, translating into MTATFQQRVRPLLLGGRRSLADLAVGAAAVAVAARYLAVVFVNAPGYGAPVAPGPVTVASTAVVAAAAIAVAVTDADPLTGVGLLFVGVFGLLSLVSRAAALPAAAAVVLGTATVVAASGRRLNPVSAAATALLVAALSIGLASGVGGWTGLRSVASTVALLGVAATPAFAATGWPSLSTADWGAVIGGVAAFAVVLAVGRTVPFVAGAVTLTGSGVVGTSLPVVALAVAGAVTTASAAVRTGRWTLLAGVALVTFAGVPASLPRALPFALGVAALTVREGQP; encoded by the coding sequence ATGACAGCCACGTTCCAGCAGCGAGTCCGGCCGCTGCTACTCGGCGGGCGTCGCTCGCTCGCGGACCTCGCGGTCGGTGCGGCGGCCGTCGCGGTGGCCGCCCGCTACCTCGCCGTCGTGTTCGTCAACGCGCCGGGGTACGGGGCCCCAGTCGCGCCTGGCCCGGTAACGGTCGCGTCCACGGCCGTCGTCGCCGCTGCGGCAATCGCCGTCGCCGTCACCGACGCCGACCCGCTGACCGGCGTTGGCCTCCTGTTCGTCGGCGTGTTCGGCCTGCTGTCGCTGGTCAGTCGCGCGGCGGCGCTGCCGGCGGCCGCCGCGGTCGTCCTCGGGACAGCGACGGTCGTGGCCGCCTCGGGCCGACGGCTGAACCCCGTCTCGGCGGCCGCAACCGCCCTGCTCGTCGCGGCACTGAGCATCGGGCTGGCGAGCGGCGTCGGCGGCTGGACGGGGCTCCGGTCGGTTGCCTCGACCGTCGCGCTGCTCGGGGTCGCGGCGACCCCCGCGTTCGCGGCGACGGGCTGGCCGTCGCTGTCGACGGCAGACTGGGGCGCGGTAATCGGCGGCGTCGCGGCCTTCGCCGTCGTCCTCGCGGTCGGTCGGACCGTCCCGTTCGTCGCCGGCGCGGTCACGCTCACCGGCAGCGGCGTCGTCGGGACGAGCCTCCCGGTCGTGGCACTGGCCGTCGCTGGCGCGGTGACGACGGCCAGCGCCGCCGTGCGGACCGGCCGCTGGACGCTGCTGGCCGGCGTCGCGCTGGTCACGTTCGCCGGCGTCCCGGCCTCGCTCCCGCGCGCGCTCCCGTTCGCGCTTGGGGTCGCCGCGCTCACCGTACGGGAGGGCCAACCATGA
- a CDS encoding molecular chaperone TorD family protein translates to MATTPTDPMDDVDEDAAARGAVYATLSKAFEYPGESFHEAAASGSLEADLRACLDRTALDVAVPPLSTDDDYETLAARYNDIFELGYSEYTDRTDGSLEAEGPPVPLYESKYRPDHSWNDVNLDLARAYNHYGLEIDQDERDNHDALTYELEFAGYLARREAAVGNDAATARLDFHDRHLGHAAAGVADRLAEEPGTDVYGGFGDLLEAFVRADRNDLADRLEGQR, encoded by the coding sequence ATGGCGACCACGCCGACTGACCCGATGGACGACGTAGACGAGGACGCGGCCGCCCGCGGCGCGGTGTACGCGACGCTCTCGAAGGCGTTCGAGTACCCCGGGGAGTCGTTCCACGAGGCCGCCGCGAGCGGCTCGCTCGAAGCGGACCTCCGGGCCTGCCTCGACCGCACCGCACTGGACGTGGCCGTCCCGCCGCTCTCGACGGACGACGACTACGAGACGCTCGCGGCCCGCTACAACGACATCTTCGAACTCGGTTACAGCGAGTACACCGACCGGACCGACGGCTCGCTGGAGGCGGAGGGACCGCCGGTCCCGCTGTACGAGTCGAAGTACCGGCCGGACCACTCCTGGAACGACGTGAACCTCGACCTCGCGCGGGCCTACAACCACTACGGCCTGGAAATCGACCAGGACGAGCGGGACAACCACGACGCCCTGACCTACGAACTGGAGTTCGCGGGCTACCTGGCCCGTCGAGAAGCCGCGGTCGGGAACGACGCCGCCACTGCCCGGCTGGACTTCCACGACCGCCACCTCGGCCACGCGGCGGCCGGCGTCGCGGACCGGCTGGCCGAAGAGCCGGGGACCGACGTCTACGGTGGCTTCGGCGACCTGCTCGAAGCGTTCGTCCGGGCCGACCGAAACGACCTCGCGGACCGGCTGGAGGGCCAGCGATGA
- a CDS encoding ethylbenzene dehydrogenase-related protein: MTDHRRTLALTAVLSALLVVSTVAAPMASARPAHEIPVAEVAAADLAQPNAEGWTAVPASDVPLSSAPSSVPNADDTSVETVDVQAARTDQRLYVRLQWQDATRDVNANGTRAFADAVAVQFPANTSSRPPIAMGGPDNRVNVWYWSGATGTQELLAGGAGSTTAFESPTVAANASHAGTGGNATWTVVYSRPLDASGQNRTDLRTDGDLDVAFAVWNGSNAERSGQKAVSEWHYYPFGGGPQGPPYETLLWTVAGVAIVAVVGVTSFGIYRTRGVE, from the coding sequence ATGACTGACCACCGACGCACGCTCGCACTCACGGCGGTGCTGTCGGCGCTGCTGGTCGTTTCGACGGTGGCCGCACCGATGGCCAGCGCCCGGCCGGCACACGAGATTCCGGTCGCAGAGGTAGCGGCGGCCGACCTCGCACAGCCGAACGCCGAGGGCTGGACGGCGGTCCCGGCCTCCGACGTGCCGCTTTCGAGCGCGCCGAGCAGCGTCCCCAACGCCGACGACACGTCCGTCGAGACGGTCGACGTGCAGGCGGCTCGCACCGACCAGCGGCTGTACGTCCGCCTGCAGTGGCAGGACGCGACTCGGGACGTGAACGCGAACGGGACGCGGGCGTTCGCCGACGCGGTCGCGGTCCAGTTCCCGGCCAACACGAGTTCCCGGCCGCCGATAGCGATGGGCGGTCCGGACAACCGCGTCAACGTCTGGTACTGGAGCGGGGCGACCGGGACCCAGGAACTGCTGGCCGGCGGGGCCGGCTCGACCACGGCGTTCGAGAGCCCCACCGTGGCGGCGAACGCGAGCCACGCCGGCACCGGCGGCAACGCCACCTGGACGGTTGTCTACTCGCGCCCGCTGGACGCGTCCGGCCAGAACCGGACCGACCTGCGGACCGACGGCGACCTCGACGTGGCCTTCGCCGTCTGGAACGGCTCCAACGCCGAGCGGTCCGGCCAGAAGGCGGTCAGCGAGTGGCACTACTACCCGTTCGGCGGCGGACCGCAGGGGCCGCCCTACGAGACGCTCCTGTGGACCGTCGCCGGGGTCGCCATCGTCGCCGTGGTCGGCGTCACGAGCTTCGGCATCTACCGCACGCGGGGGGTCGAGTGA
- a CDS encoding cytochrome b codes for MSRADAVYDWFDTRLDLENGRKFLGKAFPAEDSFLLGEVALFCFLLLILSGVFLGFFFEPSTSDVAYEGSVQKFQGQEMPEAFVSVLHITYDVPFGMFIRRLHHWAAHLFVASIGLHMLRVFFTGAYRNPREPNWVVGTGLAALSMGAAYTGYALPFDEFAATATSIGYNLTISIPLLGDFLGQVVFGGEFPSSATIPRLYFLHVLVIPAAIAVGLAVHMAILIRQKHTEAPREDDVTAGRQPVDEDDDSVIVGLPAFPNQAAVSAVVFFATAATLSALAGLLPVHNVAEYGPNDPAATPELIMPDWFLMWVYGFLKLLPQISFNVGPAHINGEFVGGIVLPGLVFAAVAAWPFIDRTEPTHFTADPLDRAWQTGVGVAAVAFIMIASIAGMNNILADQVLGTTTGVVNPVLTAALLVVPPIFGGLTYILLRDGEPSPSREGDVAADGGTADAGDTEQEGDG; via the coding sequence ATGTCCCGCGCCGACGCCGTCTACGACTGGTTCGACACCCGGCTGGACCTGGAGAACGGCCGGAAGTTCCTCGGGAAAGCGTTCCCGGCCGAGGACTCGTTCCTGCTGGGGGAGGTGGCGCTGTTCTGTTTCCTCCTCCTGATCCTGTCGGGGGTCTTCCTCGGATTCTTCTTCGAGCCCTCGACCTCCGACGTGGCGTACGAGGGCAGCGTCCAGAAGTTCCAGGGCCAGGAGATGCCGGAAGCGTTCGTCTCGGTGCTGCACATCACCTACGACGTGCCCTTCGGGATGTTCATCCGCCGGCTCCACCACTGGGCGGCCCACCTCTTCGTCGCCTCCATCGGGCTGCACATGTTACGGGTGTTCTTCACGGGCGCGTATCGGAATCCGCGGGAGCCGAACTGGGTCGTCGGCACCGGGCTGGCGGCCCTGTCGATGGGCGCGGCCTACACCGGTTACGCCCTGCCGTTCGACGAGTTCGCCGCCACGGCCACGAGCATCGGCTACAACCTCACCATCTCGATACCCCTGCTGGGTGATTTCCTCGGCCAGGTGGTGTTCGGCGGGGAGTTCCCCTCCAGCGCCACCATCCCGCGGCTGTACTTCCTGCACGTCCTCGTGATACCGGCGGCCATCGCCGTGGGGCTAGCCGTCCACATGGCCATCCTCATCCGGCAGAAACACACCGAGGCCCCGCGCGAGGACGACGTGACCGCCGGCCGCCAGCCCGTCGACGAGGACGACGACAGCGTCATCGTCGGCCTGCCTGCCTTCCCGAACCAGGCCGCCGTCTCCGCCGTCGTGTTCTTCGCCACGGCGGCGACGCTGTCGGCGCTCGCGGGCCTGCTGCCGGTCCACAACGTCGCCGAGTACGGGCCGAACGACCCCGCGGCCACGCCGGAGCTCATCATGCCGGACTGGTTTCTGATGTGGGTGTACGGCTTCCTGAAGCTCCTGCCACAGATTAGCTTCAACGTCGGCCCCGCCCACATCAACGGGGAGTTCGTCGGCGGCATCGTCCTCCCGGGGCTGGTGTTCGCCGCGGTCGCCGCCTGGCCGTTCATCGACCGGACGGAGCCGACCCACTTCACCGCGGACCCGCTGGACCGGGCCTGGCAGACCGGCGTCGGCGTCGCCGCCGTCGCGTTCATCATGATAGCCTCCATCGCGGGGATGAACAACATCCTCGCGGACCAGGTGCTGGGGACGACGACCGGCGTCGTCAACCCCGTCCTGACGGCCGCGCTGCTGGTCGTCCCGCCCATCTTCGGCGGGCTTACGTACATCCTGTTGCGCGACGGGGAGCCCTCGCCGTCCCGGGAGGGGGACGTGGCCGCCGACGGCGGCACGGCCGACGCGGGCGACACCGAACAGGAGGGAGACGGATGA
- a CDS encoding HEAT repeat domain-containing protein: MTGCHDDDEFEKHLEADPDPQLDPERSPGLHADIEALEDIEVSREDVTIGEATPEELAASDTEPVEDDEVASLLADAADGSKTDRRRAVLALKDRGTSDAVVSGLAQAATTDEDADVRQFAVEALTAHGGERAAAVAVELLDDPDPWVRAEAVVALDNVDREAHEVDIAAALDDDHHAVRRNAAISLFKLRGEEMADTLLEQSRDDSERVREWAAHMLGGVDEDRARERLRELTDDPATVVRQTAERSLEVDPGTFRRQFGGALENDARLLPGEDRLNRMPDL, translated from the coding sequence ATGACCGGGTGTCACGATGACGACGAGTTCGAGAAGCACCTCGAAGCGGACCCGGACCCGCAGCTGGACCCGGAGCGCAGTCCGGGCCTGCACGCCGACATCGAGGCGCTGGAAGACATCGAGGTGAGCCGCGAGGACGTGACCATCGGGGAGGCGACGCCGGAGGAACTGGCCGCGAGCGACACCGAACCGGTCGAAGACGACGAGGTAGCGTCGCTGCTGGCGGACGCGGCGGACGGGTCGAAGACCGACCGTCGGCGCGCCGTCCTCGCGCTGAAGGACCGGGGCACCTCAGACGCGGTCGTGAGCGGGCTCGCGCAGGCCGCGACGACCGACGAGGACGCCGACGTGCGCCAGTTCGCCGTCGAGGCGCTGACCGCCCACGGCGGCGAGCGGGCGGCCGCCGTCGCCGTCGAACTCCTCGACGACCCCGACCCGTGGGTCCGCGCGGAGGCCGTCGTCGCGCTGGACAATGTCGACCGCGAGGCCCACGAGGTCGACATCGCGGCCGCGCTGGACGACGACCACCACGCCGTGCGGCGTAACGCCGCCATCTCGCTGTTCAAGCTCCGGGGCGAGGAGATGGCCGACACGCTACTGGAACAGAGCCGCGACGACAGCGAGCGGGTCCGCGAGTGGGCCGCCCACATGCTCGGCGGCGTCGACGAGGACCGCGCCCGCGAGCGGCTGCGCGAACTCACCGACGACCCCGCCACCGTGGTCAGACAGACCGCAGAGCGCTCGCTGGAGGTCGACCCTGGGACCTTCCGGCGGCAGTTCGGCGGTGCGCTCGAGAACGACGCCCGGCTCCTGCCCGGCGAAGACCGACTCAACCGGATGCCCGACCTCTGA
- a CDS encoding P-loop NTPase, with translation MTDGTPTTLTDRIEAALRDVRDPNADLSVFDAGFVDDIAVDGGEVTIEADLTALDGGTSTQVVQAMLRTVDDVDGVESVHVERTTPSSEGQGGVESFDRVVAVASAKGGVGKSTVATHLACALAADGDVALFDADIHGPNVPELLDVSGPVHSSEEGDPLPVRAGSMDVMSVGLMESGAPLAWRGAMAHDALSDLFENTAWRTDGTLVLDLPPGTGDVVLTTLQEVPVDGVVVVTTPFHASVSDTSRTVELFRDNDVPVLGTVVNMAEYVCDCCGEPNDLFAGDALADLDADVLAELPFSHDLQGTPAPGDVPDAVDDLGAAVEDALDTAGEVAVADDPDAVDIRDLPPQERKDRVRERFTALDSGERFVLVSDRDPTPVGSFLGRLAEAPREAFDPFDVRRATPSDWVLETEKP, from the coding sequence ATGACTGATGGAACGCCCACGACGCTGACCGACCGCATCGAGGCCGCACTGCGAGACGTGCGCGACCCGAACGCAGACCTCTCCGTGTTCGACGCGGGATTCGTCGACGACATCGCCGTCGACGGCGGCGAGGTGACGATAGAGGCCGACCTGACGGCGCTGGACGGGGGGACGAGCACGCAGGTCGTCCAAGCGATGCTCCGCACTGTCGACGACGTGGACGGCGTCGAGAGCGTCCACGTCGAGCGGACCACGCCGTCGAGCGAGGGCCAGGGCGGCGTCGAGTCGTTCGACCGCGTCGTCGCCGTCGCCAGCGCGAAGGGCGGCGTCGGCAAGTCGACAGTGGCGACCCACCTCGCCTGCGCGCTGGCCGCCGACGGCGACGTGGCGCTGTTCGACGCCGACATCCACGGCCCGAACGTGCCCGAACTGCTGGACGTGAGCGGGCCGGTCCACTCAAGCGAGGAGGGGGACCCGCTCCCGGTGCGAGCGGGTTCGATGGACGTGATGAGCGTCGGCCTGATGGAGTCCGGCGCGCCGCTGGCCTGGCGCGGGGCGATGGCCCACGACGCGCTCTCGGACCTCTTCGAGAACACCGCCTGGCGCACCGACGGGACGCTGGTGCTCGACCTCCCGCCGGGGACCGGCGACGTGGTCCTGACGACGCTCCAGGAGGTGCCGGTCGACGGCGTGGTCGTCGTGACGACGCCGTTCCACGCCAGCGTCAGCGACACCAGCCGCACCGTCGAGCTGTTCCGCGACAACGACGTCCCGGTGCTCGGGACCGTCGTCAACATGGCCGAGTACGTCTGTGACTGCTGTGGGGAGCCGAACGACCTGTTCGCCGGCGACGCGCTCGCCGACCTCGACGCCGACGTGCTCGCCGAACTCCCGTTCAGCCACGACCTCCAGGGGACGCCCGCGCCCGGCGACGTGCCCGACGCGGTCGACGACCTCGGCGCGGCGGTCGAGGACGCGCTCGATACTGCGGGCGAGGTGGCGGTCGCCGACGACCCCGACGCGGTCGACATCCGCGACCTGCCGCCCCAGGAACGGAAGGACCGGGTCCGCGAGCGCTTTACCGCCCTCGACAGCGGCGAGCGGTTCGTCCTCGTCAGCGACCGCGACCCGACGCCCGTCGGGAGCTTCCTCGGTCGCCTCGCCGAGGCCCCGCGGGAGGCGTTCGACCCGTTCGACGTCCGGCGAGCGACGCCGAGCGACTGGGTGCTGGAGACGGAGAAACCCTGA